One window of the Perca flavescens isolate YP-PL-M2 chromosome 16, PFLA_1.0, whole genome shotgun sequence genome contains the following:
- the slc35e4 gene encoding solute carrier family 35 member E4, translating into MINADGFSKCEATLQERSRRRPPAEMLHLLSAVIVWLVTGTTISSLNKWIFAVYNFRYPLLLSALHMLTAIVVDYGLIKLRVIRHRGAEEQDLTHSAKCKVFLLSLTFCASIAFGNMGLNYVQLSFAQMIYTTTPLFTLAISTLILGKQHHILKYTAMMPICLGASFGIMGEVQFDQTGCFFVFAATMLRGVKSIQQSILLQEEKISSVFLLYLMSIPSFCILTVAALALENWAVLESPFHYDCHLWVFILLSCLGSVMYNLASCSVITLTSAVTLHILGNLSVVGNLLLSQLLFGSELSALSCAGAVLTLSGMLIYQNSEFIVSFVDARRAKAEKSRQEDSNTTSGEDLAKASAPEATYHQQTTDGKQEDKID; encoded by the exons ATGATCAACGCCGATGGCTTCTCAAAATGCGAGGCGACTCTGCAAGAGAGAAGCAGAAGGAGGCCACCCGCAGAGATGCTCCATCTGCTGTCAGCTGTTATTGTTTGGCTGGTGACGGGAACCACCATCTCCAGCCTCAACAAATGGATATTTGCTGTTTACAACTTCAGGTaccctctgctgctgtcagcatTGCACATGCTGACAGCCATAGTGGTGGACTATGGGCTGATCAAACTGCGGGTGATCCGCCACAGAGGGGCCGAGGAGCAGGACCTGACCCACAGTGCAAAATGTAAGGTGTTCCTGTTGAGTCTGACATTTTGTGCCAGTATCGCTTTTGGGAACATGGGTCTGAACTATGTCCAGCTGTCGTTTGCACAAATGATCTATACCACCACCCCGCTCTTTACTTTGGCCATCTCCACATTAATCCTGGGCAAACAACATCACATCCTCAAATACACAGCCATGATGCCCATCTGCCTTGGAGCCTCCTTCGGCATCATGGGAGAGGTCCAGTTTGATCAGACCGGCTGCTTCTTTGTGTTTGCAGCGACCATGTTGAGGGGTGTCAAGTCCATTCAGCAGA GCATCTTACTTCAGGAGGAAAAAATCAGCTCTGTGTTCCTGCTCTACCTTATGTCCATTCCTAGCTTTTGCATCTTGACCGTGGCAGCTCTGGCCTTAGAAAATTGGGCTGTGCTGGAGTCACCGTTTCATTACGACTGCCACCTGTGGGTCTTTATCCTGCTCAGCTGTCTGGGCTCAGTCATGTACAACCTGGCCAGCTGCAGCGTCATCACACTCACCTCTGCCGTCACTCTGCATATCCTCGGCAACCTGAGCGTGGTGGGAAACCTGCTGTTGTCTCAGCTGCTTTTCGGCAGCGAGTTGTCCGCCCTCAGCTGTGCCGGCGCGGTGCTGACATTGTCTGGCATGCTCATCTATCAGAACTCAGAGTTTATCGTCAGCTTCGTGGACGCACGCAGGGCCAAAGCTGAAAAGTCCAGACAGGAGGATTCTAACACTACAAGTGGAGAGGACTTGGCCAAAGCTAGTGCTCCCGAAGCAACATATCATCAGCAGACAACGGACGGGAAACAAGAAGACAAGATAGACTGA